In Arthrobacter citreus, a single genomic region encodes these proteins:
- a CDS encoding ABC transporter ATP-binding protein, with protein sequence MMQNNSKKIGDGKRVINFLKPHKKWVFADSFVIALSQICAALIPTLGTGWLIDHILPNHENALLWGLMWLLVIAAILDLILMVIDEYFCHHIAKSVTNWQKLRLFKHLQILPYSYFHQSKSGELLARVSDDPDTLHNFLAWEGSTFMASVQGVFIYSIVLLWINPYLMITSVVLGVLFYWTSNKVGARTRIASAKARTEASRYLERLRESVTGIQLSRILGATDYEIQSVTEIRKSFIKESIIELKARMQSIVVIGSYNGFALAAVYFISVLLISNDQITTGQMYTAGGLVTIAANEIQRMLRNWLSVRRTGPALDRSEKLLAEAVSQFEVQEGEYLNTVNGLIEFKDVKFAYPTKEELVLNGLSFHVKPREAVAVVGPSGAGKSTIVDLLLGFYPLNDGTIEVDGLPIDKANAKWLRESIAFVSQDVQLRNGSLADNIRIGNDLVTNEAMIQALNDSGLSDYLNSLPNGLESSIGERGALLSGGQKQRLSLARALVKNSPILILDEASSALDPITELQINEAIQKRKSKQSVIVISHRLSTVLTADRIVVLENGKVVEEGTHHSLLEIEGVYSRLFKREAETGENVISV encoded by the coding sequence ATGATGCAAAATAATTCAAAAAAAATAGGCGATGGAAAACGAGTCATTAACTTTTTAAAACCTCATAAAAAATGGGTATTTGCTGATTCGTTTGTCATTGCTTTAAGTCAAATTTGTGCGGCATTAATTCCTACATTAGGAACAGGGTGGTTAATAGATCATATTCTTCCAAATCACGAGAATGCACTGCTATGGGGATTAATGTGGTTACTTGTTATTGCGGCGATACTTGATTTGATTTTAATGGTCATTGACGAGTATTTTTGTCATCATATTGCTAAATCCGTTACGAATTGGCAAAAGTTACGCTTATTTAAACATTTGCAAATATTGCCTTATTCATATTTTCATCAATCAAAATCTGGAGAATTATTAGCTCGAGTTTCAGACGATCCAGATACACTTCACAACTTTTTAGCATGGGAAGGCTCTACTTTTATGGCTTCCGTGCAAGGCGTTTTTATTTATAGTATTGTCTTACTTTGGATTAATCCTTATTTAATGATTACTAGTGTTGTACTAGGTGTGTTATTTTACTGGACGTCAAACAAAGTCGGAGCACGTACTAGAATTGCATCCGCTAAAGCGAGAACAGAGGCTTCACGTTATTTAGAAAGATTACGTGAATCAGTAACAGGTATTCAGCTTTCAAGAATTCTAGGTGCAACAGATTATGAGATTCAAAGTGTGACTGAAATTCGTAAATCCTTTATAAAGGAATCGATAATTGAATTAAAAGCAAGAATGCAATCAATTGTTGTAATTGGTAGTTATAATGGTTTTGCTTTAGCGGCTGTCTATTTCATAAGTGTACTACTTATTTCAAATGATCAAATTACAACTGGTCAAATGTACACTGCGGGAGGACTTGTAACAATTGCAGCTAACGAAATTCAAAGAATGTTAAGAAACTGGTTATCTGTCAGAAGAACCGGGCCAGCATTAGATCGATCTGAAAAATTATTAGCAGAGGCAGTTTCTCAATTTGAAGTACAAGAAGGAGAGTATCTAAATACTGTTAATGGATTAATTGAATTTAAAGATGTAAAGTTTGCTTATCCTACAAAGGAAGAATTAGTGTTAAATGGGTTGTCATTTCATGTAAAACCAAGAGAAGCAGTTGCTGTAGTAGGACCTAGTGGTGCTGGGAAATCAACAATAGTAGACTTGTTATTAGGTTTCTATCCTTTAAATGATGGAACAATCGAAGTAGATGGATTACCGATTGATAAAGCAAATGCTAAGTGGTTACGTGAATCGATCGCATTTGTTTCACAGGATGTACAGCTTCGAAATGGAAGTTTAGCTGATAATATTAGAATAGGAAATGATTTAGTGACAAATGAAGCGATGATTCAGGCTTTAAACGATAGTGGATTATCTGACTATCTTAATTCCTTACCAAATGGTTTAGAATCGTCAATTGGAGAACGTGGTGCACTTTTATCTGGTGGTCAAAAACAAAGATTATCTTTAGCAAGAGCATTAGTTAAAAACTCTCCAATTCTAATTTTAGATGAAGCAAGTTCAGCTTTAGACCCAATCACTGAATTACAAATAAATGAAGCAATTCAAAAGCGAAAATCTAAACAATCTGTAATCGTGATTTCACATCGATTATCT
- a CDS encoding protein-glutamine gamma-glutamyltransferase, which produces MDHFSGTSIQQTDIGPSDSFVKMLIQRINEDQAEHEYRSINEFENILRNNIILSARAMYQSRINFAVFAKSRCNPMYWQLMGTGGFLLRQGVKPSDAIKDIFINSPYYAFECATAMVIIFYNAVLNLIGENLFNQIFQNIYLYGWHADPDLGISAQYAPIIPGDVVYFNNPDFSFLTPEWRGENAVVLGDGTFFGHGLGIMPAEQIIFNLNRMRRPGAFRSAYLTNSVTRPNINHLAKLSNWQRDSSLNKKKSIVIHHNESSISFDYYKYLLNLFTNI; this is translated from the coding sequence ATGGATCATTTTTCGGGGACGTCCATTCAACAAACTGACATAGGACCATCAGACAGTTTTGTAAAAATGTTAATTCAAAGGATAAATGAAGATCAGGCGGAACATGAATATCGATCGATTAATGAGTTTGAAAATATTTTGCGAAATAATATCATTTTAAGTGCAAGAGCTATGTATCAAAGCAGGATAAATTTTGCAGTATTTGCAAAATCTCGATGTAATCCAATGTACTGGCAATTAATGGGTACCGGAGGATTTCTATTAAGGCAAGGTGTGAAACCTTCTGACGCAATTAAAGATATTTTCATTAACAGTCCTTATTATGCTTTTGAATGCGCAACGGCAATGGTCATTATCTTTTACAATGCGGTCTTAAATCTTATTGGTGAAAACCTATTTAATCAAATTTTTCAAAACATCTATTTATATGGCTGGCACGCTGATCCTGACTTAGGAATAAGTGCACAATATGCCCCTATTATTCCTGGAGATGTCGTATATTTTAATAATCCAGATTTTTCTTTTCTAACCCCTGAGTGGAGAGGCGAAAATGCCGTTGTTTTAGGAGATGGTACGTTTTTCGGACACGGATTAGGGATCATGCCAGCTGAACAAATAATTTTTAACCTAAATAGAATGAGAAGACCAGGGGCATTCCGCTCAGCCTACCTGACAAATTCAGTAACGAGACCTAATATTAATCATTTGGCCAAATTATCGAATTGGCAACGAGACTCTTCGTTAAATAAAAAGAAGAGCATAGTCATCCATCATAATGAAAGTTCGATATCATTTGATTATTATAAGTACTTGTTAAATTTGTTTACAAATATTTAA
- the pyrF gene encoding orotidine-5'-phosphate decarboxylase, which produces MSSQVVIALDFSSKDEVMNFVKKFQQSLYVKVGMELFYKEGPAIITELKELGHQIFLDLKLHDIPNTVKHAMKNIASLEVDMTNVHAAGGTKMMKAALEGLEEGTPIGKKRPLLIAVTQLTSTSEEQVIHEQGLSSLKDSIKLYAAITEESGLDGVVCSPLDVELVKAAVESENFITVTPGIRLADNSVDDQVRVTTPAKARQLGSSYIVVGRSITKSENPVEAYEEILAQWEGVTI; this is translated from the coding sequence ATGTCATCACAAGTGGTCATCGCGCTTGATTTTTCATCAAAAGATGAAGTTATGAATTTTGTAAAAAAATTTCAACAGTCTCTATATGTAAAGGTAGGGATGGAGTTATTTTACAAAGAGGGTCCAGCGATCATTACGGAATTAAAAGAATTAGGACATCAAATCTTCTTAGATTTGAAGCTTCATGATATTCCAAATACAGTAAAACATGCAATGAAAAATATCGCATCTTTAGAAGTAGATATGACGAATGTCCATGCAGCTGGTGGAACAAAAATGATGAAAGCAGCATTAGAAGGACTAGAAGAAGGCACGCCTATCGGCAAAAAAAGACCTTTACTAATTGCTGTAACACAACTTACAAGCACATCAGAAGAGCAAGTAATCCACGAACAAGGACTTTCTTCCTTAAAGGATTCAATTAAACTTTATGCTGCTATTACAGAAGAAAGTGGACTAGATGGTGTAGTCTGCTCTCCACTAGATGTAGAGTTAGTGAAAGCAGCAGTTGAAAGTGAGAACTTTATTACTGTAACACCTGGCATCCGTCTAGCCGATAATAGTGTAGATGATCAAGTACGTGTAACAACTCCAGCGAAAGCTAGACAATTAGGGAGTAGCTATATTGTAGTAGGGCGCAGTATTACAAAAAGCGAAAATCCAGTAGAAGCATATGAAGAAATATTAGCACAATGGGAGGGCGTAACAATATGA
- the ltrA gene encoding group II intron reverse transcriptase/maturase, translating to MNQEWKFKLHSVYGQLLFDRKLTKSFEQVKANKGTGGIDGESIESYESNLNGNILSLLEKLRTKTYKAQPVKRVYIPKKNGKKRPLGIPTIQDRIVQQSLVNVLQPKFEDLLFHNWSVGYRPNRGVQRALQIILWNIEQGYNHIYDCDIKGFFDNIPHKNLIGILKKYVSDRTVLSLIEQWLKVGHMEEGKLIHSDYGTPQGGVISPLLANVYLNELDWEWDLNGIRFVRYADDFLLFAKSKELIEKAASLTKEKLKELGLEISKEKTRVVNFEKDDFDFLGFTFHHWRPNKKVNKPIFHVTPKEESIKDFRLKIKEKTRKTLTLSKEEWVSRVNPIIRGKVNYYVTIIKAIKANEELGQTSHCITRWTRNRLRNLDGYIRRRLRVAFIHKHPTQRKGDKMNSLWNNSFFLKTNLIPSYWLYLNKAFGYTKEQYLNDMKKTTKRNIHTRIKREREKGKEYYNPIRLQKMQNAWNASS from the coding sequence ATGAATCAAGAGTGGAAATTTAAATTACACAGTGTTTATGGTCAATTATTATTCGACCGTAAATTAACAAAAAGCTTCGAACAAGTAAAAGCGAATAAAGGTACAGGTGGAATTGACGGAGAATCAATCGAAAGTTATGAATCTAACTTGAATGGAAATATTTTGTCATTACTTGAAAAGTTAAGAACGAAAACCTACAAAGCACAACCAGTCAAAAGAGTATACATACCTAAGAAAAATGGAAAGAAACGACCATTGGGAATTCCGACAATTCAAGACCGTATTGTTCAACAGAGTTTAGTAAATGTGTTACAACCAAAATTTGAGGATCTACTGTTTCATAATTGGTCAGTAGGATATCGACCAAATCGAGGAGTTCAAAGAGCCCTTCAAATAATCTTATGGAATATAGAACAGGGATATAATCATATATACGATTGTGATATAAAAGGCTTCTTCGATAATATTCCACATAAGAATCTAATCGGAATATTAAAGAAATACGTCTCGGACCGAACGGTCCTTAGTCTCATAGAACAATGGTTAAAGGTTGGACACATGGAAGAAGGAAAACTGATTCATTCTGACTACGGGACTCCTCAAGGTGGAGTAATTTCACCATTACTAGCAAATGTCTATCTTAATGAATTGGATTGGGAATGGGATTTGAATGGTATTCGCTTCGTTCGTTACGCAGATGATTTTCTTTTATTTGCGAAATCAAAAGAATTAATCGAAAAAGCAGCGTCCTTAACTAAAGAAAAGTTGAAAGAGTTAGGATTAGAGATTTCAAAAGAGAAAACTAGAGTAGTCAACTTTGAGAAGGACGATTTCGATTTCCTAGGTTTTACATTTCATCATTGGAGACCGAATAAGAAAGTTAATAAACCTATATTTCATGTGACACCTAAGGAAGAATCAATCAAAGACTTTCGATTGAAAATTAAAGAAAAGACTCGAAAGACTTTAACTCTGAGCAAAGAAGAATGGGTTAGTCGTGTGAATCCAATTATACGTGGAAAAGTCAATTATTATGTGACAATCATCAAAGCGATTAAGGCTAATGAAGAACTAGGTCAGACAAGTCATTGTATTACCAGATGGACGAGAAATCGACTTCGAAATCTAGATGGATACATAAGAAGGCGACTGCGAGTAGCCTTTATTCATAAACATCCAACCCAAAGAAAAGGGGATAAAATGAATAGTTTATGGAATAACTCATTCTTTCTAAAGACTAACCTAATCCCATCTTATTGGCTTTACTTAAATAAAGCTTTCGGCTACACAAAAGAACAATATTTAAATGACATGAAGAAAACAACTAAACGCAACATACATACAAGGATTAAAAGAGAAAGAGAAAAGGGAAAAGAATATTACAACCCTATTCGTCTCCAAAAGATGCAAAATGCCTGGAATGCATCCTCTTGA
- a CDS encoding dihydroorotate dehydrogenase has translation MISLQTKLPGLDLKNPIMPASGCFGFGREFANLYDLSILGAIMIKATTVETRYGNETPRVAETQAGMLNAIGLQNPGLEKVINEELKWLSNYDVPIVANIAGSTIEDYVTVAKEISKVSNVKALELNISCPNVKCGGIAFGTDAATAAEVTKKVKEVSEVPLYVKLSPNVTNIVEIAKAIENAGADGLTMINTLLGMRLDLRTGKPILANKTGGLSGPAIKPVAIRMIHDVSQVVNIPIIGMGGVMNAEDALEFFLAGASAIGVGTANFVDPFACPTIIEELPEVLHKYGYQSIEECIGRSWKQHVITSGHRA, from the coding sequence ATGATTTCATTACAAACAAAACTTCCTGGCTTAGATTTAAAAAATCCTATTATGCCAGCTTCTGGTTGCTTCGGATTTGGTAGAGAGTTTGCAAATCTATACGATCTAAGCATTCTTGGAGCTATTATGATAAAAGCAACAACGGTTGAAACAAGATACGGAAATGAAACACCTCGTGTAGCTGAAACACAGGCGGGGATGTTAAATGCAATCGGACTTCAAAACCCTGGTTTAGAAAAAGTAATTAACGAAGAATTAAAATGGTTATCAAACTATGATGTACCAATCGTTGCAAATATTGCTGGGTCTACTATCGAAGACTACGTAACAGTTGCAAAAGAAATATCAAAAGTAAGTAATGTAAAAGCATTAGAATTAAACATTTCATGTCCAAATGTAAAATGTGGTGGGATTGCATTTGGAACTGATGCAGCAACAGCGGCAGAAGTGACGAAGAAAGTTAAAGAAGTAAGCGAAGTTCCACTTTATGTAAAATTATCACCTAATGTAACGAATATTGTTGAAATTGCAAAAGCAATTGAAAATGCAGGTGCAGATGGTTTAACAATGATCAATACACTACTAGGTATGAGACTAGATTTAAGAACGGGAAAACCGATTCTTGCAAATAAAACTGGTGGACTATCTGGTCCTGCAATTAAACCAGTAGCGATTCGAATGATTCATGATGTAAGTCAAGTAGTAAACATCCCGATTATCGGAATGGGTGGCGTAATGAACGCTGAAGATGCACTAGAATTTTTCCTAGCGGGAGCAAGTGCAATCGGTGTAGGAACGGCAAACTTTGTTGATCCATTTGCTTGTCCAACAATCATTGAAGAACTACCAGAAGTACTACACAAATATGGATATCAGTCGATTGAAGAATGTATTGGAAGGAGCTGGAAACAACATGTCATCACAAGTGGTCATCGCGCTTGA
- a CDS encoding dihydroorotate dehydrogenase electron transfer subunit, whose product MIKKELMTIVSNREIAHQIVEMTLKGELVQEMHSPGQFVHIKVTGGLTPLLRRPISICSIDKEKSEFTMIFRAEGEGTKLLKEASVGQQVDVLGPLGQGYDVETLSEGDTALLVGGGIGVPPMYELSKQFKARGVNVIHVLGFASSNVAFYEKEFSELGPTYMATVDGTLGTKGFVTDVIREKGLQFDQYFACGPTVMLKALQQQYKGMKDGYISLEERMGCGIGACFACVCHTEDGSYRKICSDGPVFQAEEVVL is encoded by the coding sequence ATGATAAAAAAAGAACTCATGACAATTGTCTCAAACAGAGAAATTGCCCATCAAATTGTCGAAATGACATTAAAAGGTGAACTTGTTCAGGAGATGCACTCTCCTGGGCAGTTCGTCCATATAAAAGTGACTGGTGGACTAACACCACTATTAAGAAGACCAATCAGTATATGTTCGATCGACAAAGAGAAAAGTGAGTTCACGATGATATTCCGCGCAGAAGGTGAAGGAACAAAGCTTTTAAAAGAAGCAAGCGTTGGACAACAGGTTGATGTATTAGGTCCTCTAGGTCAAGGGTATGATGTTGAAACTCTTTCAGAAGGTGATACAGCTCTACTTGTCGGTGGTGGAATTGGAGTACCTCCGATGTATGAACTTTCTAAGCAATTTAAAGCACGTGGTGTAAATGTTATTCATGTACTAGGATTTGCATCAAGCAATGTGGCTTTTTATGAAAAAGAGTTCTCAGAACTAGGTCCAACTTACATGGCAACAGTAGATGGAACTCTAGGTACGAAAGGATTCGTAACAGATGTAATTCGTGAAAAAGGGCTTCAATTTGATCAATACTTTGCATGTGGTCCAACAGTAATGTTAAAGGCATTACAACAGCAATATAAAGGTATGAAGGATGGCTATATATCACTTGAAGAACGCATGGGCTGTGGAATCGGAGCTTGTTTCGCATGTGTATGCCATACTGAAGACGGTTCATATCGTAAAATTTGTAGCGATGGACCAGTATTCCAAGCTGAGGAGGTAGTACTATGA
- a CDS encoding ABC transporter ATP-binding protein, which produces MKILIETVNHFKPYWKVLLVAFVCSLIAGAFAIIPPILTGKIVDEIVGGPDSKVLFYLILGIMLSFLFKVGFESLQEFIQVKIGLDVITDMQLRAFTKLQKAPMAFFSTTPRGDMLYRLTHDVESVQNLNNTVIPRFIQQVIAAIAAFIAVFPLYWPAAVVMLIVFAIYLVPSFMIGKKVRKMGAIARDMSADLYNHTQESIESVRLVRTFQTQDKENKKIEDKLTVWKRFAIRLALIGKVNWRLGNVFNNGAPGVIMLIGGYSIWQHEITVGTLIAVLGFIPTMFMPVRSLAENALTIQQAVPALQRIYEYFDLPAEQPDNLPKFGEVNGDIEVKNVRFTYPNSTDEVLKDISFSIKAGQHIGIVGSSGGGKSTLIQLLLGLYQPSSGTITVDNKDLSTHDYQSLRKNIGVVSQETFLLNNTLKQNLLYAKPNATDEELRLAVEAADLSDLVESFQDGFETIVGERGLKLSGGQRQRVALARAILRHPPVLIFDEATSSLDGETEEKVQSSLEKLIPGRTTITIAHRLVTVKEADCILLLDRGCIAEQGTHEELLSLKGQYYQLYMAQYSELEKESAV; this is translated from the coding sequence ATGAAGATATTAATCGAAACAGTTAATCATTTTAAACCATATTGGAAAGTTTTATTGGTTGCATTTGTTTGTTCATTAATTGCTGGAGCATTTGCAATTATTCCGCCGATTTTGACTGGTAAAATAGTCGATGAAATTGTAGGCGGTCCAGATTCTAAAGTTTTATTTTATTTAATTCTCGGGATCATGCTCTCATTCTTATTTAAAGTTGGGTTTGAATCTTTACAAGAATTCATACAAGTAAAAATTGGTTTAGACGTAATAACAGATATGCAATTACGTGCATTTACGAAGCTTCAAAAAGCTCCAATGGCTTTTTTTTCGACTACACCTCGAGGTGATATGTTATATCGCTTGACGCACGATGTTGAGTCAGTACAAAACTTAAACAATACAGTTATTCCTCGTTTTATACAACAAGTAATTGCGGCGATTGCAGCATTTATAGCAGTATTTCCATTGTATTGGCCAGCTGCTGTTGTCATGTTGATCGTTTTTGCAATTTATTTAGTTCCTTCTTTTATGATTGGTAAAAAGGTTCGAAAAATGGGTGCTATTGCTCGTGATATGAGTGCTGATTTATATAATCATACACAGGAAAGTATTGAATCTGTCCGTCTAGTACGTACATTCCAAACGCAGGATAAAGAAAATAAAAAAATAGAAGATAAGCTGACTGTTTGGAAAAGGTTTGCGATTCGTTTGGCCTTAATAGGGAAAGTAAATTGGCGTTTAGGAAATGTGTTTAATAACGGTGCGCCAGGAGTCATTATGTTAATTGGTGGCTATTCGATCTGGCAGCACGAAATAACAGTTGGTACTTTAATTGCTGTACTAGGATTTATACCAACAATGTTTATGCCAGTTCGCTCATTAGCAGAAAATGCATTAACGATTCAACAAGCTGTTCCTGCACTTCAAAGAATTTATGAGTATTTTGATTTACCTGCAGAACAGCCAGACAATTTACCGAAATTTGGTGAGGTAAATGGGGATATTGAAGTGAAAAATGTAAGGTTTACTTATCCTAACTCAACAGATGAAGTATTAAAAGATATTTCTTTCTCGATTAAAGCTGGTCAACATATTGGAATTGTTGGTTCTAGTGGAGGGGGGAAAAGCACTTTAATTCAGTTATTGCTTGGTTTATATCAGCCTTCTTCAGGAACTATTACAGTTGATAACAAAGATTTATCTACTCATGATTATCAATCATTACGCAAAAATATAGGTGTCGTATCACAGGAAACTTTCCTATTAAATAATACTTTAAAACAAAATTTACTATACGCGAAACCTAATGCAACTGATGAAGAACTGCGTTTAGCTGTTGAAGCAGCAGATTTATCTGATTTAGTTGAATCATTTCAGGATGGTTTTGAAACGATTGTTGGTGAAAGAGGTTTAAAATTATCAGGTGGTCAGAGACAACGCGTTGCACTTGCTAGAGCAATTCTTCGTCATCCACCAGTCTTAATTTTCGATGAGGCTACTTCATCATTAGATGGAGAAACGGAAGAGAAGGTTCAATCATCACTTGAAAAATTGATTCCAGGTCGAACAACAATTACAATCGCACACCGACTTGTAACAGTAAAAGAGGCAGATTGTATTTTGTTATTAGACCGAGGTTGTATTGCTGAACAAGGTACTCATGAAGAATTACTATCACTAAAAGGTCAGTACTACCAATTATATATGGCACAATACAGTGAACTAGAAAAGGAGAGTGCCGTATGA
- a CDS encoding PaaI family thioesterase has protein sequence MEEIIEKAIQDVYPDDFAWCYGCGRLNKDGHHLRTGWQGDKTVTIFTPESKYIGIPGFIYGGLIASLIDCHGSGSAALALHRKNGNEIGDGSIPPRFVTANLNVEFVAPTPQDVPLKAIGTVEEIHPKRWKVHTELFANDILCARAEVVLVVMPSTFIK, from the coding sequence ATGGAAGAAATAATTGAAAAAGCAATACAAGATGTTTACCCAGATGATTTCGCTTGGTGTTATGGATGCGGTCGATTAAATAAAGATGGTCACCATCTTCGAACTGGTTGGCAAGGTGATAAAACGGTTACGATCTTTACACCTGAATCAAAATACATAGGAATTCCAGGTTTTATTTATGGTGGTCTAATTGCCTCATTAATTGATTGCCATGGGTCAGGGTCTGCCGCACTTGCTTTACACCGTAAGAATGGGAATGAAATAGGTGATGGATCAATTCCACCTAGATTTGTTACTGCTAACCTCAATGTGGAATTTGTAGCTCCAACTCCACAAGATGTACCACTAAAAGCAATTGGAACTGTCGAAGAAATCCATCCTAAAAGATGGAAAGTTCATACAGAACTATTTGCAAATGATATTCTTTGTGCTCGCGCAGAGGTAGTTCTCGTTGTAATGCCTAGTACATTTATCAAATAA
- a CDS encoding DUF1572 family protein: protein MSIAKHFLSNSLKEFQGIKKLGDRSIDQLDNEELHWHPSSESNSISIIVKHLSGNMISRFTDFLTTDGEKPWRNRDVEFEGNYKSKDDLLTNWNKGWNVVFNTLESLKEEDVLKTVKIRGEEHTVLQAIHRQISHYGYHIGQIVYIAKLIKNDEFKSLSIPKGKSQEFLKHKLNESKKSAT, encoded by the coding sequence ATGTCAATCGCAAAACATTTTCTATCGAATAGTTTAAAAGAATTCCAAGGAATAAAAAAGCTAGGTGATCGTTCTATAGATCAGTTGGATAATGAGGAGCTTCATTGGCATCCATCTAGTGAATCGAATAGTATTTCCATTATTGTTAAGCATTTAAGTGGTAATATGATCTCGAGATTTACAGATTTTCTGACGACAGATGGTGAAAAACCATGGAGAAATCGTGATGTTGAATTTGAGGGCAATTACAAATCTAAAGATGACCTATTAACTAATTGGAATAAAGGGTGGAATGTTGTTTTTAACACACTTGAGAGTTTAAAAGAAGAGGATGTACTAAAAACGGTTAAAATACGTGGTGAAGAACATACCGTATTACAGGCAATACATAGGCAAATAAGTCATTACGGATACCATATTGGTCAAATTGTTTATATTGCTAAGTTAATTAAAAATGACGAATTTAAGAGTTTGAGTATTCCAAAAGGAAAGTCTCAAGAATTTTTAAAGCACAAACTGAATGAATCAAAAAAATCTGCGACTTAA
- a CDS encoding Clp protease ClpB produces the protein MKQSTYIFTALIIGLSIVSAAILFNHTVTTTVKDITLLQQKVISPNTLMTKKDLSNYLNISVDSIDKIIEEDVISKAKATESGGYDTYQFIPYLKIDDQERFIKSEIDKWLRYKAIGSES, from the coding sequence ATGAAACAATCAACTTATATTTTTACTGCATTAATTATTGGATTATCAATAGTTTCAGCTGCAATACTTTTTAATCATACTGTAACAACTACAGTAAAAGATATTACGTTGTTACAACAAAAAGTAATTTCACCTAATACCTTAATGACAAAAAAGGACCTATCTAATTATTTAAATATTAGTGTGGATTCAATTGACAAGATAATAGAAGAAGATGTCATTTCGAAAGCAAAAGCAACAGAAAGTGGCGGCTATGATACGTATCAGTTTATACCTTATTTAAAAATCGATGACCAAGAAAGATTTATTAAAAGTGAAATCGACAAATGGTTAAGGTATAAGGCTATTGGAAGTGAATCATAA
- a CDS encoding orotate phosphoribosyltransferase, whose product MKKNIAANLLSIGAVSLQPENPFTWASGIKSPIYCDNRLTLGYPEIRKNIAKGLVELIQTKFGNVDVIAGTATAGIPHAAWTSDLMELPMVYVRSSAKGHGKGNQIEGPIQAGQKVVVVEDLISTGGSVITCVDALREAGCEVLGVVSIFTYNLPAAVEKFTANDVTYDSLTDYDTLVEVAKEQGSIEEEHVAKLTAWRKNPQDASWMTVEV is encoded by the coding sequence ATGAAAAAAAATATCGCAGCAAACTTACTAAGCATTGGGGCAGTAAGCCTTCAACCTGAAAATCCATTTACTTGGGCATCAGGAATCAAATCTCCAATCTATTGTGATAATCGCCTAACTCTTGGCTATCCAGAAATTCGCAAAAACATTGCAAAAGGTTTAGTAGAATTAATTCAAACTAAATTTGGTAACGTAGATGTAATCGCGGGAACTGCAACTGCAGGTATTCCTCACGCAGCATGGACAAGTGATTTAATGGAATTACCAATGGTATATGTACGTAGCTCAGCAAAAGGACACGGCAAAGGAAATCAAATCGAAGGCCCTATCCAAGCTGGACAAAAAGTGGTTGTAGTAGAAGATTTAATCTCAACTGGCGGCAGCGTAATTACATGCGTTGATGCACTTCGCGAAGCAGGCTGCGAAGTATTAGGAGTAGTATCAATCTTTACTTACAACCTTCCAGCAGCAGTTGAAAAATTCACTGCAAATGACGTAACATACGACTCACTAACTGACTATGACACTTTAGTTGAAGTAGCAAAAGAACAAGGCTCAATCGAAGAAGAACACGTAGCAAAACTAACAGCATGGAGAAAAAATCCACAAGATGCTAGTTGGATGACTGTAGAAGTTTAA